In Anomaloglossus baeobatrachus isolate aAnoBae1 chromosome 3, aAnoBae1.hap1, whole genome shotgun sequence, one genomic interval encodes:
- the EEF1AKMT4 gene encoding EEF1A lysine methyltransferase 4 isoform X1 gives MSGRYKKLEYWDSRYEEEERLLTGGHEWFGAYRDFAHLVRRELRPRTAGLVLGCGTSSLSAELYNEGVRPLVSIDYSPVCIKEMAQRNANVPDMSWMVMDARHLQFPDGTFDLVIEKGTLDAMMVDERDPWRVTQDTITLVDQVLSEVSRVLSPNGCFMSITFSPPHFRSRHYAQPQYGWSVSCDSYGRDFHYFFYAMHKGGQLTSSDLERGRSLHNSHMDLEHLPTLLESDDEDFLNNIQI, from the exons ATGTCTGGCCGGTACAAGAAGTTGGAGTACTGGGACTCCCGGTACGAGGAGGAGGAGCGGCTCCTCACCGGGGGACATGAGTGGTTTGGGGCGTACCGAGACTTCGCACACCTGGTGAGGAGAGAGCTGCGGCCCCGGACTGCAGGACTTGTGCTCG GCTGCGGTACGAGTTCACTGAGTGCCGAGCTGTACAATGAAGGTGTGAGGCCACTTGTCAGTATCGATTACTCCCCAGTATGTATAAAGGAGATGGCACAGAGAAATGCCAATGTGCCAGACATGAGCTGGATGGTCATGGATGCACGGCACCTTCAGTTTCCTGATGGAACATTTGACCTGGTTATTGAGAAGGGAACTCTGGATGCTATGATGGTGGATGAGCGAGACCCATGGAGAGTTACACAGGACACCATTACTCTAGTGGATCAAGTGCTAAGCGAG GTCAGTCGGGTCCTTTCCCCCAATGGATGCTTCATGTCAATCACCTTCTCCCCACCACATTTCCGTTCTCGTCACTATGCACAACCTCAGTATGGCTGGTCTGTGTCGTGTGACTCTTACGGCAGAGACTTTCATTACTTCTTCTATGCCATGCACAAGGGGGGACAATTGACCTCTTCAGACCTTGAGAGAGGACGGAGTCTTCATAACTCGCATATGGATCTGGAGCATTTGCCAACTCTTCTAGAATCTGATGATGAAGATTTTCTTAATAACATCCAAATATGA